ACAGCAAATATTATTGGGAATAATATACGTTTTGGAATTGTAGTTACTTTAATCCATAATCGACTGCCAAAGAATCCAAGAGCTAATAAAATAATATTTGCTAATAATAAGCTTGCAAGTAAACCATAAATAATGTCAGGACTAGAAATAAATAGTTGCGGACCGGGAGTAAGATCGTGAATCATTAACGCTCCGATCAGTACGGCAGTGGAGGCACTGCCCGGTATTCCTAATGTCAATAATGGAATTAATGCACCGCCAACGGAACTACTGTTTGCTCCTTCTGCAGCTGCTACTCCTTCCATGCTACCTTTTCCAAACTCCTCAGGTGTTTTGCTCATTTTTTGAGTCAAATCATAGGATATAAATGCAGCTATTGTTGCCCCCGCTCCCGGGAATATCCCGATTATTGTACCTATAACAGAAGAGCGCAAAATGGTCAATTTTAACTTCCAATATTCTAAGAAAGTTGGCCATTTTTGTTTACCGGAATCAGCAGCTTTGCTGTCAAATTTTCCGTTTTCCAATTGTTTAAATATTTCGCTTAATGCAAATAAACCAATCAGTGCAGGTATCAAAACGAATCCATCATATAAGAATGATAGCCCAAATGTAAATCGGCTTACTCCTGAAATCGGATCTATACCTATAGTATTAATCAGTAGTCCAAACATTGCTGCAATAAATGCTTTGATCCAATTTTTTCCACCAAGTGATGCTACTGTGGTGAGCCCGAATATCGCTAAGGCGAAATACTCAGCCGGATGAAATTTCAAAGCGACTTTTGCAAGCGGACCTGAGAAAAATATTAATATTAGAGTACCTACAATACCTCCAATTGTTGATGCTACTAGAGATACTCCAAGTGCCATACCCGGTTTACCTTTTTTAGTTAATGGGTATCCGTCAAATGATGTAACTACAGATGATGGAGTGCCGGGTGCATTGATTGTTACAGCTGTAATGGAACCGCCATAGTTTGCAGCAATATAAATTGCGACAAGTAAAATCAGTGCTAAAGTTGGAGTCATTGCATATGTAAAGGGGACTAGTAATGCCACTCCCATCGAAGGAGAAAGCCCCGGCGTTGCCCCTGCTATAATACCCATTGTAACACCCAAAATAATTGTAAGGATAGGTATTACTCCAATTATGTATGAAAGTCCATCACCTAAATTTGAAAGTAATTCCATTAGAATAATCCCTCAAACCACTTACCAAGCGGAAGCGGTACAAATAATATCTTATAGAAAATGATATATGAAAACACAATCCATGTTGCAGATGTAATGAGCATTACTTTTATATTCTTATAACCTAAATAAATCATTCCGGTAATCATAAAAACAAAAGTGCTTAGGAAATACCCGACATAATTCATCACTAATAAATAAACTACAAGGAAGCCAATAAATGTTAGAACAATATCAACTCTCGGTCCTGCGTGCTCTACACCCTCTTTATTCCTTAACGTTTTTACTAATAGTAAAAGAGAAAGTGGAACTAAGGCAAATATCCATAAACGAGGAACAACAGCTGGTCCAACTTCACCACTCACCGGAAAAATGAAAGATTGTAGATAAAATACTATTGAAATTAATAGGAAAAAGCCAATTACCATTATCCTGCCAAAAGTATTTGAGAACGATGATTTATATATCAAGTATCCCGCTAAACCAATGACAGTAATCAAACCTATGGTTAAAATTAATAAAGGGGTCCCCTCTCCATATTTACTTAACCCGTTATTACTAGAAGTAGAAATAATCTCCGACTTCGTTAGATAATATTCGAATGTTTCAACATCCTGCTTAACAATATCAGTAAACTCATCACCGCCAATGAATTCAACATCAATACCGCCCTTTTCCCAAAATTCTTTCCAATCAGGATCTACTGTAACTTGTTGGAATAGGTTAGTATACCATTCAATAACATCAGGTGGTGTTCCTGCTTTTAGGGCAAACCCACGCCACATATATTCATTGTTTAGTGTAGTCGTACCAAGTTCAGCGAAAGTTGGTGCATTAGGGAAAGCTTCTAACCTCTCATCACTTGAAACTGCAGCAATGTACAAATCAGGGTTACCAAGAGCATCGCGTGGATTACCAACATAAGCAACTCCCTGCTCACCAAGTAAAGCAGCAATTGCTTTTCCACCACTTTTGTATGGAATCCATTTGGCATACATACCATATTCATCCCATATTTTCATAGCGGTTACATGATCTAATCCACCAGCTGCTGGTCCCACCCAATTCTGTTCTCCGGGATTTTGTAATGCATCATTGACAATATCATTCCATTCAAAAATATCATTTTCTACATTTGTCAAAACGCATTCGGGATCAGCCATTAACATTGCCGTCCAATGCAGCGCATTTACATAATCGCGACCACCTACTTGAATGAATTTGGCAATATTTGATTTTGTACAAGCATAAAGATTGTATCCGTCTTCAGGAGCTTGTAGTACCTTTTTCAATGCAACAATTCCACCGGCACCGGGTTTATTTTCAACGACAAATGTCGCATCTACGTATTTATCCGCTACACTTGCAAATTTGCGAGCTGTTATGTCGATTAATCCGCCCGGACCTGTATAGACAACAATTTTGATAGGTTTATCAGGGAAACCCGCAAACACAATACCGAAAAGGAGGAAAAATAAAATACAAAATTTAAGTGTTGATTTAATCACCATTTTTTAGGTTGATGTTAAATCATTATTCAAACAACCCCGTTATGGATTGTTCTATTTTTTTACCAGGTTGTATAAGGATTTTTCAAAAGCATCATATTATAATACTTTACCTGCCCGGTCACCTCATCACCCACAAAATCCGGTTTATTGAACTGTTGATCTTCACTTTCCAGCTCAACCTCAGCAATAATTAGACCATCATTTACACCGTGAAATTCGTCCACTTCCCAAATAAGCCCACCGTATTCATATTTATATCGTGTCTTTTCAATTAAAGGTTGATCACAGAGTGTCAACAGATGATCCGCATCTGATACCGATATCTCCGTCTCAAATTCATAACGGCTGGTGCCGCTCTTATCGCCCATCCCTTTTATGGTTAAAACACCCTTCTTCCCGGCCGATGTCTCTACAGTCCTGATGCGGACAGCACGTTCCTTCTGCGGCTGGAGATAGCCCTGGCGCAGTGTCGTCCCCTCCATATCTTGAGGTAGACTATCCTTTACCAGGAACTTGCGTTCGATCTCTTGCGTCATATCATAACCCCCTTCAATTTGCTAACGGTTTGTCGATCCAACCGATGGTGCGCTTGATGGCCTGAAGGTAGTTGATGTTTTCCACCCCCTCAAGACCTACATCACTCAACGTTTTCAGTACATCCGGAATTTCAGTCGATTCGGAATTGATGGTTACCACAGTGTTACCGTCAATCTCCACATTGGCCACTTCACAAATAGTATCGTTCACCATGTGCCCGAACCGCTCCTTATTTACGGTCACGGCTTGCAGATCTGGATGAGCCTTCACGAGGGCAAGAAATTCGTCCCGGGTATACTCCTCTTTTTCGAATGCCGGCATATCCACCTGAAAGGCAGGAAAGACTTCTCCCTCGAGTACAGTGCAAGATACAGGAAACTCCGCCTTCATGAGAGGATTCCACTGTTCAAGACCGTCTGTTGTCTGCACATAGGTCTTGATGTCCATTTTACCGCCGCGGATCTTAGTATTGTTGACGTCATTCGTACGTGACATAATATAGATCTCATCCGAGTGTCTCACTTTAACATGTTCCGGGACCGGCGCTGACAGTTCTGCCATCCGTGAGGCCTCCCGTGCGAAGTCAGTTCCGAATGATCGGAACTCGAACCTCGGCTTTGATATTTCACCGATCTTCATCTTTTCTTGTGCCATGATAGACCTCTCCTATGCTAAGACTGTTAAGTAATTCACAAATACCGTGCCAAGAGCAGCAAAACGATCTGTCGAGAGATCGAGGATGGAGGAACTTAACGGGAGATGCCTCCAATTCGCCAATAAGACGAACTGTTGTCACTTATAGGGTACTTATACTCAACCGGTGAGCCCATATCGCTGCATTTTGCTTCGCAGCGTAGTTCGAGGAACTTTGAGCATCTCGGCAGCATCTTTCTGACGCCATTTGCACTTCTCAAGGGCTTCCAGAATCATCGATTTTTCCAGCGCCGTTGTGGCTTCTGTCAGACTCGAAGCATCCGCATCAATCAGAGCCGTTTCAGGTTTGTGGAAATGTGAGGGTAATAGACTGGCCTCCAGCGTTTTTTCTTGGGCAAGGGCGATCATCTGG
The genomic region above belongs to Candidatus Neomarinimicrobiota bacterium and contains:
- a CDS encoding tripartite tricarboxylate transporter permease, coding for MELLSNLGDGLSYIIGVIPILTIILGVTMGIIAGATPGLSPSMGVALLVPFTYAMTPTLALILLVAIYIAANYGGSITAVTINAPGTPSSVVTSFDGYPLTKKGKPGMALGVSLVASTIGGIVGTLILIFFSGPLAKVALKFHPAEYFALAIFGLTTVASLGGKNWIKAFIAAMFGLLINTIGIDPISGVSRFTFGLSFLYDGFVLIPALIGLFALSEIFKQLENGKFDSKAADSGKQKWPTFLEYWKLKLTILRSSVIGTIIGIFPGAGATIAAFISYDLTQKMSKTPEEFGKGSMEGVAAAEGANSSSVGGALIPLLTLGIPGSASTAVLIGALMIHDLTPGPQLFISSPDIIYGLLASLLLANIILLALGFFGSRLWIKVTTIPKRILFPIIFAV
- a CDS encoding tripartite tricarboxylate transporter substrate-binding protein translates to MVIKSTLKFCILFFLLFGIVFAGFPDKPIKIVVYTGPGGLIDITARKFASVADKYVDATFVVENKPGAGGIVALKKVLQAPEDGYNLYACTKSNIAKFIQVGGRDYVNALHWTAMLMADPECVLTNVENDIFEWNDIVNDALQNPGEQNWVGPAAGGLDHVTAMKIWDEYGMYAKWIPYKSGGKAIAALLGEQGVAYVGNPRDALGNPDLYIAAVSSDERLEAFPNAPTFAELGTTTLNNEYMWRGFALKAGTPPDVIEWYTNLFQQVTVDPDWKEFWEKGGIDVEFIGGDEFTDIVKQDVETFEYYLTKSEIISTSSNNGLSKYGEGTPLLILTIGLITVIGLAGYLIYKSSFSNTFGRIMVIGFFLLISIVFYLQSFIFPVSGEVGPAVVPRLWIFALVPLSLLLLVKTLRNKEGVEHAGPRVDIVLTFIGFLVVYLLVMNYVGYFLSTFVFMITGMIYLGYKNIKVMLITSATWIVFSYIIFYKILFVPLPLGKWFEGLF
- a CDS encoding CYTH domain-containing protein, with the translated sequence MTQEIERKFLVKDSLPQDMEGTTLRQGYLQPQKERAVRIRTVETSAGKKGVLTIKGMGDKSGTSRYEFETEISVSDADHLLTLCDQPLIEKTRYKYEYGGLIWEVDEFHGVNDGLIIAEVELESEDQQFNKPDFVGDEVTGQVKYYNMMLLKNPYTTW